A section of the Virgibacillus sp. NKC19-3 genome encodes:
- a CDS encoding DUF4352 domain-containing protein, translating into MKKTIIISILLLVMGLFLMACSSDDSEEQTNSPEDTVQQEEETATVDADDGETDASETNEGEISSDEEESSSNEYVEHQRGLQIGETGTVVSSKEDYTYEVTLNSLHYEESLDDLQLFGEVFIVADVTIENVDDQSFAAEATFTPTLGELDSNEYKGSVDNEFLEGIAAIDIIEGELAPGDSITGNYVFDMETTADNYHFAFGTNWDQITTLAEWEFSEDEME; encoded by the coding sequence ATGAAAAAAACAATAATAATATCCATTTTGTTATTAGTTATGGGGCTGTTTTTGATGGCTTGTTCCAGTGATGATTCTGAGGAACAAACAAATTCACCAGAGGATACCGTTCAGCAGGAAGAAGAAACAGCGACGGTTGATGCAGATGATGGAGAAACAGATGCCTCGGAAACAAATGAAGGGGAGATATCTTCTGATGAGGAAGAAAGTAGTAGTAATGAATATGTAGAACACCAAAGAGGTCTTCAAATCGGAGAGACAGGTACGGTAGTGAGTTCAAAAGAAGATTATACATATGAAGTTACGTTAAATAGTCTTCATTATGAAGAAAGTCTAGATGATCTTCAATTGTTTGGTGAAGTATTTATAGTGGCAGATGTCACGATAGAAAACGTTGATGATCAGTCATTTGCTGCAGAGGCTACATTCACCCCTACACTGGGAGAATTGGATTCTAATGAATATAAAGGCTCTGTGGATAATGAGTTTCTTGAAGGAATCGCTGCTATTGATATTATCGAAGGGGAACTGGCACCAGGAGATTCGATAACAGGTAACTACGTGTTTGATATGGAGACAACAGCAGATAATTATCATTTTGCATTTGGAACAAATTGGGATCAAATTACGACGTTGGCTGAATGGGAATTCAGTGAAGATGAAATGGAGTAA